The segment CTCTATGACAGGAATGCCCGAGCGGACCAAACGTAAGCGTGACCTAACCCACGGTGCCGGGTGCACGGGGGGCGCACGGAGTCATCCGGGCGGGCAAGTGCCGCCGTCAATGCGCCTGTTGGGGTCGCAGAGGCAGCCGGGGAGGGACTGCAAAGTGTCCGATAATCGAAATCTCGCTCCCACATAGTGCACTTGGTATGTGCAAGTCAAGATCTGTCTTTTCTTGTCTCCCTCCGGTCGAATGTCGTCACTTGTGACGCGCGACCCCGCCGGACGGACACCCCACCTTCGGTCCGAGAGCGCGGGCGCCGGGGAGGACATATCAAGTGACCAACAGACGACGGGCGATCAGAGCGTCCGCAGTCGTCGTAGCGCTCGCGGCCACCGCCGCCACCGCCTCGACCTTCACCACCGCCTGGGCCGACAATCACGGCAGCGTGACGTCGGCCGATGTCCGTCACGACCCGGCGCCCGGCGCCGGGATCGACAAGACGGCCGTCGACCACGACCTCGAGGGCCCGTTCAGCGAGCAGCAGGAGCAGCAGCGCAAGGCTGCCCTGGAGCAGGTGCTGAGCGGCGAGTCGAAGGTGGAGCGCCGAGGCGGCTCCCAGGTGGTCAAGCTCGACGACAAGAAGTTCGTCGAGCTGGGCCGCGAGAAGACCGACAAGATCTTCACGATCCTCGTCGAGTTCGGCGACAAGGTGGACAACACCACCCTCGTCGACCGCGCCGACGACGACACGACCGAGCCGAAGCCGAAGTTCGGCGGCACGCCCGGTCCCCTGCACAACCAGATAGCCCAGCCCGACCGTTCCCAGGACAACTCCACGGAATGGCAGGCGGACTACAACCAGAAGCACTTCCAGGACCTGTACTTCGGCACCGGCAAGGACGCCAAGGGACAGCCCAAGCAGTCGCTGAAGACCTACTACGAGAAGACCTCGTCCGGCCGTTACTCGGTCGACGGCGGCGTCTCCGACTGGGTCAAGGTCGAGTACAACGAGGCCCGTTACGGCTCGAACTACTGCGGCAACAGCAACTGCGCCAACGTCTGGGACGCGGTTCGCGACGGCGTCACCGCCTTCGTCGCCGACCAGAAGGCCAAGGGTCGCACCGACGCCCAGATCAAGGCCGACATGGCCCAGTACGACCTCTGGGACCGGTACGACTTCGACGGCGACGGCAACTTCAACGAGCCCGACGGGTACATCGACCACTTCCAGATCGTCCACGCGGGCGAGGACGAGTCGGCGGGCGGCGGCGCCCAGGCGAGCGACGCCCTGTGGGCCCACCGCTGGTACGCCTACGGCACCAACGCGGGCAAGACCGGCCCGGCGAACAACAAGGCCGGCGGCACGCAGATCGGTGACTCCGGCATCTGGGTCGGCGACTACACGATGCAGCCGGAGAACGGCGGCCTCGGCGTCTTCGCGCACGAGTACGGCCACGACCTCGGTCTGCCGGACCTGTACGACACCTCCGGTGCCAAGGGTGCCGAGAACTCGACCGGCTTCTGGTCGCTCATGTCCTCGGGTTCCTGGCTCGGCCGCGGCAAGGACGCCATCGGCGACCTGCCCGGCGACATGAACGCCTGGGACAAGCTCCAGCTCGGCTGGCTGAACTACACCAAGGTCGCCAACGAGGGCCGGAAGTGGAACTCCACCCACAAGCTGGGTGTGGCCGAGTACAACACCAAGAACCCCCAGGCGCTCCTCGTCGAGCTGCCGAAGAAGGCCGTCACCACCGATGTCGTCGCTCCCGCCGAGGGTGCCACGCAGTGGTGGAGCAACATGGGTGACGACCTCAAGAACACCCTGACCCGCTCCGTCGACCTGACGGGCAAGACGTCTGCCTCCCTGAACCTCAAGGGCTGGTACGACATCGAGCTCGACTACGACTACCTCTACACCGAGGTGTCGACCGACGGTGGCGCCAACTGGACGGCCCTGGACGGCACCGCCGACGGCAAGCCGCTTCCGCGTGACGCGAGCGGCGCCCCGGCGCTGACCGACGTCTCGGGCGCCCACAAGGAGCTCGTCTACGGCCTCAACGCCTACGCGGGCAAGAAGTTCGACCTCCGCTTCCGCTACCAGACGGACGGCGGCGCCGGCGGCAAGGGCTTCACGGCCGACGCCATCACGCTGACCGCCGACGGTGCCACCGTCTTCTCGGACAACGCCGAGAACGGTGACAACGGCTGGGCGGCCAAGGGCTTCTCGCGGGTCGGCAAGGGCTTCACGAAGGAGTACGAGCAGTACTACATCGCGGAGAACCGCCAGTACGTCTCGTACGACGCCACCCTCAAGGTCGGCCCGTACAACTTCGGGTTCACCGGTGACAAGGCGAGCTGGGTCGAGCACTACCCGTACCAGAACGGTCTGCTCATCTGGAAGTGGGACCTCTCCCAGAAGGACAACAACACCGCGGTCCACCCGGGCCAGGGTCTGATCCTTCCGGTCGACTCCCACCCGACCCCGCTGAAGTTCAAGGACGGCAGCCTGATGCGCAACCGCGTCCAGGCCTACGACTCCACCTTCGGCACCTACCGGACCGACAGCCTCCTGCTCCACAAGGCCGATGTCGCTGCCTTCGTCCCGTCGCTGCCGGGCAACCCGGTCTTCGACGACCGCAAGGGCACGTACTGGCTCCAGGAGACGGCGCGCGCCGGTGTCCAGGTAACTGACACCAACACCAAGATCCAGGTCGTCAAGGAGCCGAAGAACGGCGAGACGATCACGGTTCGCGTGGGTCCGTCCACGAAGTAATCGGTAAAACTGCAGGTCAAATCATGATCGGCCGTCGCCCTCTAGCGGGCGGCGGCCGATCGTGTTTAGGTGCGTCTGACAGTTCAGACCGATGTTCTTATTGACAGTCGATCCACGGGGGAGTGGTTCCGCATGCCCAACGGAGGGTTCTGCAAGTTGCCGGGAGGCAGCGTGGTCGTCGCCATAGGGCTGCCCAGCCCGGCCCGCGACGGCGCCAGCGTCCGCTTCCTGGTCCACGCCGCGAACCGTGCCCGCGCCCTGACCCGGCTGCGGAACCTCGGGCTGCGGGCGGTCTACCTCCGCGGGAACAGCGAGCCGCCCACCCCGGACGAGATCACGGCCGTCCTGCACCACCCGGACGGCCTGCTGTGGAGATCCGCCCCGGGCGCCGCCCAGGAGCTCTGGCACCCCGTACGGTCCCTCCCCAAGGAACCGGCGGCCTGATCCGCACGGAGGCGCTCAGGCGACCACGGGCTTGCCGGGACGCTCGGGCGACCGGGCCTCGCCGGGACGCTCAGGCCACCACGGGCTTGCCGGTCAGCTCCACGCCCGCCGTCCGCAGTTCCTCCAGGGCCCGGTCCGTCGTCTCCTTCGCGACGCCGGCCGTCAGTTCGAGCAGCACATGGGTCCGGAAGCCCTCACGGGCCGCGTCCAGGGCCGTCGCCCGGACGCAGTGGTCGGTGGCGATGCCCACCACGTCGACCTCGGTGACGTTCCGCTCCCGCAGCCACTCCGCGAGCGTCCGCCCGTTCTCGTCGCGCCCCTCGAAGCCGCTGTACGCCGCGTCGTACGCGCCCTTGTCGAAGACCGCGTCGATCGCCCCGCTGGCGACGGCCGGTGCGAAGTTCGGGTGGAAGCCGACCCCCTCGGTACCGGCCACGCAGTGCACCGGCCAGGAGCTGACGTAGTCGGGCTCCTCGCCGGCCGGCGCGAAGTGCGCCCCCGGGTCGACATGGTGGTCGCGGGTGGCGACCACGTGCCGGTAGGAGGTGCCCGCCGTCTGGCCGACCAGGTCGGTGATGGCGGCGGCGACGTCCGCGCCGCCGGTCACCGCGAGGCTGCCGCCCTCGCAGAAGTCGTTCTGAACGTCCACAACGATCAATGCGCGGTGCATGGCGGGTGTCCTTAGCGCGTCGGGGAGGGGTGGGATCGAGCCTAGAGACTCAGCCCGCCCACCGGGAGGGGGCGGGTCCGGTCTCCATGGGCCCCACGGGGCCCTACAGGTACTCCGTCGGCAGCACCGGCTCGCCGCGGGAGAGCTGGATCGCCGACATCGGCAGCCCCGCGCGGGCCGCGATGTGCCGGGCCCTCGCAGCCTCCAGGGGCTCCCGGGCCACCACGTCACCACCCTTGACCAGCTCGACCAGGAGCTGGTGGTCGGCGAGCTCCGGCGGGACCGGGCCGGTGCCCAGGACCTCCGCCTCGGCGACCCCGTACGCGTCGGGCCGGCGCGCCGCCCACTTGCGCCCGCCGACCGAGGCCTTTCCGCCGAGCGACTTCTTGGCGACCGGGGTGAGCGGCGCCCTGAGGTCGGCGGAGGAGGCCCGTGCGACCAGCTTGTAGACCATGGAGCAGGTCGGGTGACCGCTGCCGGTGACCAGCTGCGTGCCCACCCCGTACGCGTCGACCGGGGCCGCCGCGAGGGAGGCGATGGCGTACTCGTCGAGGTCCGAGGTGACGACGATCTTCGTGTCCCGCGCGCCCAGCTCGTCGAGCTGCTGCCGTACCCGGTGGGCGACGAGCAGCAGGTCGCCGGAGTCGATCCGGACGGCCCCCAGCTCGGGCCCCGCGACCTCGACGGCGGTACGGACGGCCTCGGCCACGTCGTAGGTGTCGACGAGCAGGGTCGTACCCCGTCCGAGGCTCTCGACCTGGGCCTGGAAGGCGTCCCGCTCGCTGTCGTGGAGGAGGGTGAAGGCGTGGGCGGAGGTGCCGACGGTCGGGATGCCGTAACGGAAGCCGGCCGCGAGGTCCGAGGTGGAGTCGAAGCCGCCGACGTAGGCGGCGCGGCTGGCGGCGACGGCCGCCAGCTCGTGGGTGCGCCGGGCGCCCATCTCGATCAGGCGGCGCCCGCCGGCCGCGGCCGACATGCGGGAGGCCGCGGCGGCGATGGCCGAGTCGTGGTTGAGGATGGAGAGGATCACCGTCTCCAGGAGCACGCACTCGGCGAAGGAGCCCTCGACGCGCAGCACGGGCGAGCCGGGGAAGTACACCTCGCCCTCGGGGTAGCCCCAGATGTCGCCGGAGAAGCGGTAGCGGGCCAGCCATTCGAGGGTCGGCTCGTCGACGATGCCGCGCTCGCGCAGGAAGCCCAGGACGGCGGGGTCGAACCGGAAGTTCTCGACGGCGTCCAGGACCCGGCCGACGCCCGCGAGGACGCCGTAGCGCCTGCCCTCGGGCAGCCGCCGGGTGAAGACCTCGAAGACCGAGCGACGGTCGGCGGTGCCGCCCCGGAGGGCCGCCTGGAGCATGGTCAGTTCGTACTGATCGGTGAAGAGCGCGGTCGACGGCACGTCCACCGGCAGCCCAAGGTCCGCAGCGTTCATGTCAGCGATGCTAGCGCAGAAATCGTCAAAGTGACGAATAGGGGTGGAGGTGCGCGCCCGATCGTGGGCCGAGCGGGTGGTCCGTCCATGGGCAGGGGGGTGACCCGTTTGTGCGACGGGGGCCCCGGGGTGGCAGCATGGGGTGAGTGAGCGTCGCGCCTATTGAGATCGAACGTACGGAATCGGCCGAGGAGGTCTCCGCGGTCGTCGAACCGGACGTGCCCTGGGTGACCCTCGTGCACAACGATCCGGTCAACCTGATGAGCTACGTGACCTACGTCTTCCAGGCGTACTTCGGCTACTCCAAGGACAAGGCGCACAAACTGATGCTCGACGTGCACCACAAGGGCCGCGCGGTGGTCTCCAGCGGAACCCGTGAGGAGATGGAGCGCGACGTGCAGGCCATGCACGGCTACGGCCTCTGGGCGACCCTCACCCAGGACCGCGGCTGATGGCCGGCCGCTTCGAGAACCTGCCCGGCGGCGGCGCCGCCGTCGCCCTCGACGACGTCGAGATCTCCATCCTCCGCTCCCTCGCCGTCCAGCTCATGGAGCTGATCGGACCGGGCGAGGAGCCCGCCAAGGACGCCGACCCGCTGGCCGCGCTCTTCGCCGAGGGCCCGAGCAAGCCGCCGTCCGACCCCGCCCTCAAGCGCCTCTTCCCCGACGCGTACGGGGACGACAGCGAGGAGCTGCGCGCCGCCGCCTCCGACTTCCGCCGCTACACCGAGAACGACCTGCGGGCCCGCAAGCGCGAGGACGCTCTCGTCGTGGTGCGCGCCCTGGACGCGCTCTCCGCCGACGCGGCGGGCGAGGGCGGTGCGGTCCTGAAGCTGACCCCGGACGAGTCCCGGGCCTGGCTCGGCGCGCTCAACGACCTGCGCCTGACGATCGGGACCCGTCTGGAGGTCACGGACGAGGAGGGCGAGCAGCTGTACCGGCTGCCGGACTCCGACCCGCGCAAGCCGATGGTGATGGCGTACCTCTGGCTGGGGGCGCTCCAGGAGTCCCTCGTCGAGACCCTGATGTCGTAACCCGGCTCGCCAGGGACACCCTCCGCGGCACCCCTTCTTCGCGGGATGTTCGCTCAGCGGACGCTCAAATCCGGATAACGAATGCGTTATCAGAGCGTCCGCTTTGCCGTCTTGCGCCCCGTTCGCCTGGCGATTTTCGTGACGTGCGCCACACGCAACTCCCTCGATCACGTCCCACCCCGTGATAAATCTTCACGACCGCTCGGGGACGCCACCCCTGTTCCCGAGGGCGCTTTGACCGGCTGATCGCCGGTAGCACTCCATCCACATCCGGGGGGATCAGGATCTGATCCGCGGCAGACGCACTCGCAGTCGCGCGGATCAGCATGGAGAAAGGCGCACCACCATGACCTCTGTGCAGGTCGACAAGCAGCACGACGGCACCGACGGGGCCGTGGACGGCGGCGAGGGCTACCAGCGTGGCCTCGGCGCCCGGCAGATCCAGATGATCGCGATCGGCGGCGCCATCGGCACCGGCCTCTTCCTCGGCGCCGGCAAGGCCATCGCCAAGGCGGGACCCAGCCTGATCCTCGCGTACGCCATCGCGGGCCTGGTCATCTTCTTCATCATGCGCGCCCTGGGCGAGCTCCTCATGTACCGCCCCGTGTCCGGCTCCTTCGCGGA is part of the Streptomyces sp. NBC_00250 genome and harbors:
- the clpS gene encoding ATP-dependent Clp protease adapter ClpS, with protein sequence MSVAPIEIERTESAEEVSAVVEPDVPWVTLVHNDPVNLMSYVTYVFQAYFGYSKDKAHKLMLDVHHKGRAVVSSGTREEMERDVQAMHGYGLWATLTQDRG
- a CDS encoding immune inhibitor A domain-containing protein, which codes for MTNRRRAIRASAVVVALAATAATASTFTTAWADNHGSVTSADVRHDPAPGAGIDKTAVDHDLEGPFSEQQEQQRKAALEQVLSGESKVERRGGSQVVKLDDKKFVELGREKTDKIFTILVEFGDKVDNTTLVDRADDDTTEPKPKFGGTPGPLHNQIAQPDRSQDNSTEWQADYNQKHFQDLYFGTGKDAKGQPKQSLKTYYEKTSSGRYSVDGGVSDWVKVEYNEARYGSNYCGNSNCANVWDAVRDGVTAFVADQKAKGRTDAQIKADMAQYDLWDRYDFDGDGNFNEPDGYIDHFQIVHAGEDESAGGGAQASDALWAHRWYAYGTNAGKTGPANNKAGGTQIGDSGIWVGDYTMQPENGGLGVFAHEYGHDLGLPDLYDTSGAKGAENSTGFWSLMSSGSWLGRGKDAIGDLPGDMNAWDKLQLGWLNYTKVANEGRKWNSTHKLGVAEYNTKNPQALLVELPKKAVTTDVVAPAEGATQWWSNMGDDLKNTLTRSVDLTGKTSASLNLKGWYDIELDYDYLYTEVSTDGGANWTALDGTADGKPLPRDASGAPALTDVSGAHKELVYGLNAYAGKKFDLRFRYQTDGGAGGKGFTADAITLTADGATVFSDNAENGDNGWAAKGFSRVGKGFTKEYEQYYIAENRQYVSYDATLKVGPYNFGFTGDKASWVEHYPYQNGLLIWKWDLSQKDNNTAVHPGQGLILPVDSHPTPLKFKDGSLMRNRVQAYDSTFGTYRTDSLLLHKADVAAFVPSLPGNPVFDDRKGTYWLQETARAGVQVTDTNTKIQVVKEPKNGETITVRVGPSTK
- a CDS encoding DUF2017 domain-containing protein: MAGRFENLPGGGAAVALDDVEISILRSLAVQLMELIGPGEEPAKDADPLAALFAEGPSKPPSDPALKRLFPDAYGDDSEELRAAASDFRRYTENDLRARKREDALVVVRALDALSADAAGEGGAVLKLTPDESRAWLGALNDLRLTIGTRLEVTDEEGEQLYRLPDSDPRKPMVMAYLWLGALQESLVETLMS
- a CDS encoding nicotinate phosphoribosyltransferase, with product MNAADLGLPVDVPSTALFTDQYELTMLQAALRGGTADRRSVFEVFTRRLPEGRRYGVLAGVGRVLDAVENFRFDPAVLGFLRERGIVDEPTLEWLARYRFSGDIWGYPEGEVYFPGSPVLRVEGSFAECVLLETVILSILNHDSAIAAAASRMSAAAGGRRLIEMGARRTHELAAVAASRAAYVGGFDSTSDLAAGFRYGIPTVGTSAHAFTLLHDSERDAFQAQVESLGRGTTLLVDTYDVAEAVRTAVEVAGPELGAVRIDSGDLLLVAHRVRQQLDELGARDTKIVVTSDLDEYAIASLAAAPVDAYGVGTQLVTGSGHPTCSMVYKLVARASSADLRAPLTPVAKKSLGGKASVGGRKWAARRPDAYGVAEAEVLGTGPVPPELADHQLLVELVKGGDVVAREPLEAARARHIAARAGLPMSAIQLSRGEPVLPTEYL
- a CDS encoding nicotinamidase, whose protein sequence is MHRALIVVDVQNDFCEGGSLAVTGGADVAAAITDLVGQTAGTSYRHVVATRDHHVDPGAHFAPAGEEPDYVSSWPVHCVAGTEGVGFHPNFAPAVASGAIDAVFDKGAYDAAYSGFEGRDENGRTLAEWLRERNVTEVDVVGIATDHCVRATALDAAREGFRTHVLLELTAGVAKETTDRALEELRTAGVELTGKPVVA